In the Granulosicoccus antarcticus IMCC3135 genome, TAGCCTACTTGATAGCGGTACAGAGAAATCAGCTAGCCGTGCGTGCCGCCCCGCAGAACTGGATGCCCTGGAACTACCCCAGCCAGCAAAAGTGATTCTGACGTAGCACAGTTGAGCCTCGAATTTTACTGGGCTGCCGGAAGCTCACGATAATCCGCTGAGATCGGACATCTACGACTCCGGCTGAACCCCGCAGAAAGTCAAAAGCTACCCGCAATCGAATCCATGATGCTTATCCGGCAGAGTCGTCGTGCGCTGAATGATCGTATCTGGCGAGGCTCAATTGCGCTTGCCGTACCAGAATACTCGCAAGAAGGCTATACGCCCTCAAATGACCGCTTACCTTGGATGCACTCATGCCGTGGAATATGAAATAAGGGAAGGTTAAAACGCCCGATACCCTGGTTCTTTGGCGCTTACGATCAATACGCTGTACAGGCTCGAGCGCCAGATGAAGGAACAGGCGCTCAACGACGAACAGCGTAAAGTCTTTCGACAGCTGCATGCCGTGCCACAACTGGACGCCTTGCATGAGTGGTTGCAGGACAATGTCTCGACGGTGCCCCGCAAATCTCTGACCGGCAAGGCTATCCGCTACACGCTCAACCAGTGGGACAAGCTGATCGTCTACTGCGAGCATGGGCAACTGCACATCAGCAATGTGCTGGCAGAGAATGCCATACGACCCTACGTGATTGGGCGCAAGGCCT is a window encoding:
- a CDS encoding IS66 family transposase, which produces MALTINTLYRLERQMKEQALNDEQRKVFRQLHAVPQLDALHEWLQDNVSTVPRKSLTGKAIRYTLNQWDKLIVYCEHGQLHISNVLAENAIRPYVIGRKAFLFCNTPGGANACATFYTLVESAKANSLDPYGYVLHLCRHIATAQTVEDIEALLPWNVKAQLP